One Vallitalea pronyensis genomic region harbors:
- a CDS encoding glycosyltransferase family 2 protein produces the protein MPIIAHTMPLMIMNKGDLRMAHACLESLCKSTLDQVLVVYNQGRLNNEQLNIFLKQYAIKSIILGEGENKGIPMGRQRCFEYIWEHMPEVKYISEIHVDMILTPDWSKTIIEYLDNSDEPMLSPGILTGYGELHPEKKGIKSVEIPSDQEDLLALLASLTQDTISEGFVHPVIHKATVLKEIGGYDLQFLTGKQGYEDDSILLGYRYYMGTRNDWKPKALLSTRVYHVSLVQRMRMDHIHAETNKNLEGLTGQYGIYGLLQLEKIHHNYQFSHIALSKINQHIKQANMEDNKNLNMKVLIASPVYQKPQILQLFLESLTTLNKANVHFDYLFYDDNSDQESSKLLHAFKPEGSRVDIIDGSKEEAYLCDQRSHYWKEDLIWKVAGYKNDMIQQAINKQYDYLFLIDSDLLIYPHTIDDLMSAKKDVISNIFWTKWQPDQPKLPNVWLSGVYGLIDKKREETLSNEESLKRYRAFIQKLATPGIYEVGGLGACTLISRKALLSGVSFQEIENLSYWGEDRHFCVRAKALGLKLFVDTRNPAYHIYRESDIEGARVFLEQLNSKKKCTFTRYYKENKNKVVLSMIIKNEASRYLKQVLMHAKKYIDEAVIIDDGSEDNSVALCHEILEGIPVHIIKNSESKFNNEINLRKQQWDETIKVNPDWILSLDADEIFEEAIVHQIKQLINQKAIDVYYFRLYDFWNEDHYRDDQYWRAHKSYRPFLIRYQKDFPYKWLEQPQHCGRLPYNIHVLPSAKSQLRLKHYGWAKYEDRLFKYNRYMALDPDAKYGWKEQYESILDDEPKLTKWKEM, from the coding sequence ATGCCTATTATTGCTCATACCATGCCATTGATGATCATGAATAAGGGAGACCTTAGAATGGCACATGCTTGCCTTGAAAGTCTTTGCAAAAGTACATTGGACCAAGTATTGGTTGTGTATAATCAAGGACGATTAAATAACGAACAACTAAACATATTTTTAAAACAATATGCCATTAAATCCATTATCCTAGGAGAAGGAGAAAATAAAGGCATACCCATGGGCAGACAGAGATGTTTTGAATATATATGGGAACATATGCCTGAGGTAAAATACATTTCTGAGATTCACGTGGATATGATATTAACACCCGATTGGTCCAAGACGATTATTGAATACTTGGATAATAGCGATGAACCCATGTTGTCACCAGGCATACTAACAGGTTACGGTGAACTGCATCCAGAAAAAAAAGGCATCAAGAGTGTGGAAATACCATCTGATCAAGAAGATTTATTAGCCTTATTAGCAAGTCTTACACAAGATACCATAAGTGAGGGGTTCGTGCATCCTGTTATACATAAGGCAACAGTCTTAAAAGAAATTGGCGGCTATGATCTACAGTTTTTAACTGGAAAACAAGGTTATGAAGATGATTCCATTCTTCTTGGATACCGTTATTATATGGGAACAAGAAACGATTGGAAACCAAAGGCCTTATTATCTACCAGAGTGTATCATGTATCTCTGGTTCAACGTATGAGAATGGACCATATACATGCGGAAACCAATAAAAACCTTGAAGGATTAACCGGACAATATGGTATCTATGGCTTATTGCAGCTAGAGAAAATACATCATAATTATCAATTCAGCCACATAGCATTATCAAAAATTAACCAACATATAAAACAGGCTAACATGGAAGACAACAAAAACCTTAATATGAAGGTGCTTATTGCAAGCCCTGTATATCAAAAACCTCAAATCCTGCAATTGTTTTTAGAATCATTAACAACACTTAACAAGGCAAATGTTCACTTTGATTATCTCTTTTATGATGACAATAGTGACCAAGAGTCAAGTAAGCTGCTACATGCCTTTAAACCAGAAGGTAGTAGGGTGGACATTATAGATGGTAGCAAAGAAGAAGCTTATTTATGTGACCAGAGGTCCCATTATTGGAAAGAGGACTTAATATGGAAAGTTGCAGGCTATAAAAATGATATGATACAACAAGCAATCAACAAACAATATGATTATTTATTTCTAATAGACTCGGATTTACTGATATATCCACATACAATAGATGACCTCATGAGCGCTAAAAAGGATGTAATATCCAACATCTTTTGGACAAAATGGCAGCCAGATCAGCCTAAACTGCCTAATGTATGGTTATCAGGTGTATATGGTTTAATTGATAAAAAAAGAGAAGAAACCCTATCCAATGAAGAATCTTTAAAGCGATATAGAGCTTTTATACAAAAATTGGCCACCCCTGGTATTTATGAAGTTGGTGGTTTAGGTGCTTGTACTTTAATCAGTAGAAAGGCTTTATTAAGTGGGGTTAGTTTTCAAGAAATAGAAAATTTATCTTATTGGGGTGAAGACAGGCATTTTTGTGTACGTGCGAAAGCTCTTGGTCTTAAGCTTTTTGTAGATACCCGTAATCCTGCCTATCATATCTATAGGGAATCGGATATCGAAGGTGCTAGAGTGTTTTTAGAACAACTAAACAGCAAAAAGAAATGTACATTCACAAGATATTACAAGGAAAATAAGAATAAGGTAGTTTTGTCCATGATTATTAAAAACGAAGCCAGCAGGTATTTAAAACAAGTCCTAATGCATGCCAAGAAATACATTGATGAAGCGGTAATTATTGATGATGGAAGCGAAGATAACAGCGTAGCTCTATGCCATGAAATATTAGAAGGAATACCTGTTCACATCATTAAAAACTCAGAATCAAAATTTAACAATGAAATTAATCTTAGAAAGCAACAATGGGATGAAACCATAAAAGTTAATCCAGATTGGATACTGAGCTTAGATGCTGATGAAATATTTGAAGAAGCCATTGTACACCAAATCAAACAACTTATTAATCAAAAAGCAATCGATGTTTATTATTTTAGACTCTACGATTTTTGGAATGAAGATCATTATAGAGATGATCAATATTGGCGTGCACATAAGTCTTATCGACCATTTTTAATACGCTATCAAAAAGATTTTCCGTATAAATGGTTAGAGCAACCACAACATTGTGGTCGTTTGCCTTATAACATACATGTGTTACCTTCAGCAAAATCTCAACTAAGGTTAAAGCATTATGGATGGGCAAAATATGAGGACCGATTGTTTAAATACAATCGTTATATGGCTTTGGACCCAGATGCCAAGTATGGATGGAAGGAACAATATGAATCCATATTAGATGATGAGCCTAAACTAACAAAATGGAAAGAAATGTAA
- a CDS encoding tetratricopeptide repeat-containing glycosyltransferase family 2 protein: MIVKNEEDTLARCLDTVKDIVDEIVIIDTGSTDKTKEVAAKYTTNIYDFEWVNDFAVARNYSFSKATKDYIMWLDADDILLEEDREKLIRLKRVMNPEIDIVMMKYNIKVDEKGIPKTTFTRERLLKRSKQYEWVNPVHEYVKIHGKYFNSDICITHRKVHNSGDRNLKILENILNDEGLNDRNTFYYARELYANKKFDEAITFYNKFLDSEGGFISNYMDACMDLAKCHYIRKEDKKALRSLLRSLEFGIPRAEICCMIGEHFKNYKQYERAIYWYEVATKLEKPSTWGSVTHDSWGYRPHMELCACYYKIGQVLKAKAFNDMAGTYKPNDKIYLHNKKFFEMLLSKKETEEHE, translated from the coding sequence ATGATTGTAAAAAATGAAGAAGATACGCTAGCAAGATGTTTAGATACGGTAAAAGATATCGTTGATGAGATTGTCATTATTGATACAGGATCAACAGATAAAACAAAAGAAGTTGCAGCCAAGTATACCACAAATATCTATGATTTTGAGTGGGTCAATGATTTTGCTGTTGCTAGAAATTATTCTTTTTCTAAAGCAACAAAAGATTATATTATGTGGCTAGATGCAGATGACATATTGCTTGAAGAAGATCGGGAGAAATTAATTCGATTAAAGCGCGTCATGAACCCAGAAATTGATATTGTCATGATGAAATACAATATCAAAGTTGATGAAAAGGGGATACCAAAAACCACATTCACACGAGAACGATTGCTTAAGCGAAGCAAGCAGTATGAATGGGTGAATCCTGTCCATGAATATGTGAAAATCCATGGAAAATACTTTAATAGTGATATATGCATAACCCATCGAAAAGTACATAATAGTGGTGATAGAAACCTAAAAATACTTGAGAATATCTTGAATGATGAAGGTTTAAATGATCGTAATACCTTCTACTATGCACGAGAATTATATGCCAACAAAAAATTTGATGAAGCTATTACATTTTATAATAAGTTTTTAGATTCAGAAGGTGGCTTTATATCCAATTATATGGATGCTTGTATGGATCTTGCCAAATGCCATTATATCAGAAAAGAAGATAAAAAAGCACTCAGAAGTTTGTTAAGAAGTCTCGAGTTTGGTATACCTAGAGCAGAAATATGCTGCATGATTGGAGAGCATTTTAAAAATTATAAACAATACGAACGAGCAATTTATTGGTATGAAGTAGCCACAAAGTTAGAGAAACCTTCAACCTGGGGAAGTGTTACCCATGACAGCTGGGGGTATAGACCCCATATGGAATTATGTGCCTGCTACTACAAAATTGGGCAGGTGTTAAAAGCTAAAGCATTCAACGATATGGCTGGAACTTATAAACCCAATGATAAAATATATCTCCATAATAAAAAGTTTTTTGAAATGCTTCTATCTAAAAAAGAGACAGAAGAACATGAATAG